Proteins encoded within one genomic window of Nitrospirota bacterium:
- a CDS encoding tetratricopeptide repeat protein, whose amino-acid sequence MPKIKHSLHRFAVRIVILLCITLSILTISCDKSDKTAQKNSSTSAVTGPIIDTNMGGGVMAKLDTNDKSPESLALMGDKYFEGGQYVQAISVYRKVLELNPKDVDTYNDLGLSLHYTRQTDEAIDILKKGTQLDSNYQNIWLSLGYVLAQSARNDEAKIVLKHTVDINPNSPQGEEAGKWLDNLK is encoded by the coding sequence ATGCCTAAAATAAAACATTCACTACATCGCTTTGCTGTCAGAATAGTTATTTTACTCTGCATAACATTATCCATACTTACAATTTCCTGTGACAAATCTGACAAAACCGCGCAGAAGAACAGCAGCACTTCTGCGGTAACAGGCCCTATAATTGATACGAACATGGGCGGAGGCGTCATGGCAAAACTTGATACTAACGACAAGAGCCCGGAATCACTCGCGCTTATGGGTGACAAATACTTTGAAGGCGGCCAGTATGTTCAGGCTATAAGTGTTTACAGAAAGGTACTTGAACTTAACCCGAAAGATGTTGACACTTATAATGACCTGGGACTCTCTCTGCACTATACAAGACAAACAGACGAGGCCATTGACATCCTGAAAAAAGGCACACAATTGGATTCGAACTACCAGAACATATGGTTAAGCCTCGGTTATGTACTTGCTCAATCGGCAAGAAATGATGAGGCAAAGATAGTGCTGAAGCATACTGTTGACATTAACCCAAATTCCCCTCAGGGTGAGGAAGCCGGGAAATGGCTTGATAATTTAAAATAG
- the aspS gene encoding aspartate--tRNA ligase: MRTNYCGEIREENIGAEVTLAGWVHRWRDHGGVVFIDLRDRSGVVQLVFNPETDAEIVKAAQKIRNEFVLQIKGEVSKRPPETENKSLPTGQIEIIVRELIVLNESKPLPFMVEDDTDASEQLRFRHRYLDLRRPIIQKNLILRHQVTMTMREYLDAKGFLDIETPVLTKSTPEGARDYLVPSRLNPGHFYALPQSPQIFKQILMVSGLEKYYQIVKCFRDEDLRADRQPEFTQLDLEMSFVTRDDIMMLIETLLKKIMKDLKGMDFSEPFQRLSYQESLERYGSDKPDLRFGLELKDVSDIVKEGSFKVFLGALSGGGIVKGINAKGLAGYSRKEMDDLTKEAQSYGAKGLAWIKIKDGFESPIAKFFSEDILKSLTERLEAEEGDLLLFVADSVQSTNATLAKLRDELASRLKLIKDNAYKFVWITDYPLYEWNPDEKRYDAMHHPFTSPMEEDMELFLDRGNDNVKDVRAQAYDIVLNGYEIGGGSIRIHRKEVQDRMFKLLNMQKEDADAKFGFLLEALEFGAPPHGGIALGLDRLVMLLANAKSIRDVIAFPKTQKAVCPLSSAPSTVDAKQLKDLSIKLDIVE, from the coding sequence ATGAGAACTAATTACTGCGGTGAAATAAGAGAAGAAAATATCGGCGCTGAGGTGACGCTTGCCGGATGGGTTCACAGGTGGAGAGATCATGGCGGGGTTGTGTTTATCGACCTCAGGGACAGGAGCGGAGTTGTGCAGCTTGTCTTTAATCCTGAGACTGACGCTGAAATAGTTAAGGCTGCCCAAAAGATAAGGAACGAGTTTGTTCTTCAGATAAAAGGCGAGGTTTCAAAACGGCCGCCTGAAACAGAAAATAAATCGCTGCCTACAGGGCAGATAGAAATAATAGTCAGAGAGCTTATTGTGCTCAATGAATCAAAGCCTCTTCCGTTCATGGTTGAAGACGACACCGATGCATCTGAGCAGCTGAGGTTCAGGCACAGGTATCTTGACCTTAGAAGGCCCATTATCCAGAAGAACTTGATCCTGAGACATCAGGTCACAATGACGATGAGGGAATATCTTGATGCAAAAGGGTTTCTGGATATTGAGACACCTGTACTTACAAAGAGCACTCCTGAGGGCGCAAGGGATTATCTTGTCCCGAGCAGGCTGAACCCCGGCCATTTTTACGCGCTCCCGCAGTCGCCCCAGATATTCAAGCAGATACTCATGGTCTCGGGATTGGAGAAGTACTACCAGATCGTGAAATGTTTCAGGGATGAAGACCTGAGGGCTGACAGGCAGCCTGAATTCACACAGCTTGACCTTGAGATGTCCTTTGTAACACGGGACGACATAATGATGCTGATTGAGACTCTCCTGAAGAAGATCATGAAGGATCTCAAAGGCATGGATTTCAGCGAGCCGTTCCAGAGGCTATCTTATCAAGAATCACTTGAAAGGTATGGAAGCGACAAGCCTGACCTGCGGTTCGGGCTTGAGCTGAAGGATGTAAGCGATATTGTGAAGGAGGGGTCTTTCAAGGTCTTTCTTGGCGCGCTGTCAGGCGGAGGCATTGTAAAGGGCATTAACGCGAAAGGGCTTGCCGGTTACTCAAGGAAGGAGATGGATGACCTCACAAAAGAGGCGCAGTCCTATGGAGCAAAAGGGCTTGCATGGATAAAGATAAAGGATGGTTTTGAATCGCCTATCGCAAAGTTCTTTTCCGAAGACATTCTCAAATCTCTTACTGAAAGGCTTGAGGCGGAAGAGGGAGACCTGCTCCTTTTTGTTGCCGACAGCGTGCAGTCCACAAATGCCACTCTTGCAAAATTAAGGGATGAGCTTGCATCAAGGCTTAAACTTATAAAAGACAACGCTTATAAATTTGTATGGATAACCGACTACCCGCTTTATGAATGGAACCCCGATGAAAAGCGTTACGACGCGATGCACCATCCGTTCACAAGCCCTATGGAAGAGGATATGGAACTCTTCCTCGATCGCGGCAATGATAATGTCAAAGATGTCAGGGCTCAGGCTTATGACATAGTCCTGAACGGTTATGAGATAGGCGGCGGCAGCATACGTATCCATAGGAAAGAGGTTCAGGACAGGATGTTCAAGCTTCTTAATATGCAAAAAGAAGATGCTGACGCAAAGTTCGGTTTTCTCCTTGAAGCGCTTGAATTCGGCGCGCCTCCCCACGGCGGCATCGCACTCGGCCTTGACAGGCTTGTGATGCTGCTTGCAAATGCCAAGTCAATCAGGGACGTGATCGCGTTTCCAAAGACGCAGAAGGCGGTATGCCCCTTGAGCAGCGCACCATCTACAGTTGATGCGAAGCAGCTTAAAGACCTCAGCATCAAGCTTGATATTGTTGAATAG
- a CDS encoding rRNA pseudouridine synthase produces the protein MEERIQKIISRVGIASRRKAEELIAEGMVTVNGKAASLGMKADPDIDHIKVSGKLLHLSAPKVYMAFNKPEKCITALSDPQRRLTVKDFLKGVKISVFPVGRLDYDSEGLLILTNDGELANAILHPKNKIPKTYLVKIEGFLEDKHIEKLQKGIRLDDGMTAPAKVKRVRKTEANSWIEITIYEGRKRQIRRMMDRLGHSVIKLKRTKIAGIDLGKLPKGVFRYLTPDEVNRLKEQVSYEKE, from the coding sequence ATGGAAGAACGCATTCAGAAGATCATCTCAAGAGTTGGCATAGCTTCAAGAAGAAAGGCTGAAGAGCTGATCGCTGAAGGTATGGTGACTGTAAACGGAAAGGCTGCAAGCCTTGGGATGAAGGCAGACCCTGATATAGACCATATAAAGGTCAGCGGCAAGCTGCTTCATTTATCAGCGCCTAAAGTGTACATGGCCTTTAACAAGCCGGAAAAATGCATCACAGCGCTGAGCGATCCTCAACGCAGGCTGACTGTCAAGGATTTTTTAAAAGGGGTAAAGATAAGCGTATTTCCCGTAGGCAGGCTTGACTATGATTCTGAAGGCCTTCTTATACTTACAAATGACGGCGAACTGGCAAATGCGATACTTCATCCGAAGAATAAGATACCAAAGACATATCTTGTAAAGATCGAGGGTTTTCTTGAGGATAAGCACATAGAGAAACTTCAGAAAGGCATAAGGCTTGATGACGGGATGACCGCTCCGGCAAAGGTGAAGAGGGTCAGAAAGACTGAGGCCAATTCCTGGATAGAGATAACGATATATGAAGGCAGGAAGAGGCAGATAAGAAGGATGATGGATAGGCTTGGCCATTCCGTGATTAAGCTTAAGAGGACAAAGATAGCCGGAATAGACCTCGGCAAACTGCCTAAAGGCGTATTCCGTTATCTCACTCCTGACGAAGTCAATAGGCTGAAAGAACAGGTCTCTTATGAAAAGGAATAG
- a CDS encoding DUF4926 domain-containing protein gives MIKELDTAVLKHDIKEHDLTEGDLGTVVHIYDDNNAFEVEFITAEGRTVAVLTLTDDDIRPMRSREILHVRDIAQAV, from the coding sequence ATGATAAAAGAATTAGACACAGCCGTTTTAAAGCATGATATAAAAGAACATGATCTGACAGAAGGAGATTTAGGCACTGTAGTTCATATCTACGATGATAATAATGCCTTTGAGGTTGAGTTTATCACTGCTGAAGGGAGAACAGTCGCGGTTCTCACGCTTACCGATGATGACATAAGGCCCATGAGGAGCAGAGAGATACTGCACGTCAGAGATATTGCTCAAGCTGTATAA
- a CDS encoding glycine zipper 2TM domain-containing protein, which yields MKKFVSVVALISFFALASGCTQYHTQGAAVGGAAGGLAGALLDHKNPWKGGVIGAALGAILGATITDISMRASQEAAATGKPVQYKTEDGRGVYRADPVDYNAQTNCHKVHETVWEDGKIVKDQMKEICEGNKTEQGY from the coding sequence ATGAAGAAGTTTGTTTCAGTTGTAGCGTTAATTTCATTCTTTGCGTTGGCATCAGGCTGCACACAGTATCATACCCAGGGTGCGGCGGTCGGAGGCGCGGCAGGCGGCCTTGCCGGAGCTCTTCTTGACCATAAAAATCCCTGGAAAGGCGGCGTAATAGGCGCGGCATTAGGCGCGATCCTCGGGGCAACCATCACTGATATTTCGATGAGGGCTTCACAGGAGGCAGCAGCTACAGGGAAGCCTGTGCAGTACAAGACTGAAGACGGGCGCGGAGTATACCGTGCCGACCCTGTTGACTACAACGCACAGACCAACTGCCATAAGGTGCATGAGACAGTATGGGAAGACGGCAAGATAGTAAAAGACCAGATGAAAGAGATCTGCGAAGGCAACAAGACAGAGCAGGGATACTAA
- the guaA gene encoding glutamine-hydrolyzing GMP synthase, producing the protein MHEENILVLDFGSQYTQLIARRIRENKVYSEILPYNADLEKIKSFSPKGIILSGGPSSVYEKNAPMPDKRIFELGIPILGICYGMQLMAHLFGGKVAKSVKREYGRAVLKIDDKNDIFKGIPQGKVVWMSHGDKLLRYPSGFISIAHTDNSPVAAMADKKRGFFAFQFHPEVAHTEYGVRILKNFIFNIAKCKPEWTMGSFIDATTKEIKDKVGNDRIICAISGGVDSSVTAVLLNKAVKKQLTCIFVDNGLLRMGEADKVVKMLKRNFRINLIHVDAVDRFLGKLKDVVDPEKKRKIIGNEFIKIFQEEAKKIKDAKYLAQGTLYPDVIESTSFKGPSAVIKSHHNVGGLLKNMKLKLVEPLRELFKDEVRALGRELGMSDEVINRQPFPGPGLGIRIIGKVTHLRAEILRKADAIVLEEIKKAGLYHNIWQGFAVLLPIKTVGVMGDERTYENVIAVRAVTSVDGMTADWAKIPYDVLGVISNRIINEVVGVNRVVYDISSKPPGTIEWE; encoded by the coding sequence ATGCATGAAGAGAATATCTTAGTACTGGACTTTGGTTCACAATACACTCAGCTTATAGCAAGGCGCATCAGGGAGAACAAGGTTTATTCTGAGATACTCCCATATAATGCAGATCTTGAAAAGATAAAGTCTTTTTCCCCGAAAGGGATAATCCTTTCAGGCGGCCCCTCAAGCGTATACGAAAAGAACGCCCCAATGCCGGACAAGAGGATATTTGAACTCGGCATTCCGATACTCGGCATATGCTACGGCATGCAGTTAATGGCGCATCTATTCGGAGGCAAGGTAGCAAAGAGCGTCAAGAGAGAATACGGCAGGGCTGTCCTTAAGATAGACGACAAGAATGATATCTTCAAGGGCATTCCTCAGGGCAAGGTTGTATGGATGAGCCATGGCGATAAGCTCCTGCGTTATCCATCAGGTTTCATATCGATAGCACATACAGACAATTCACCTGTAGCAGCGATGGCTGATAAAAAGAGAGGCTTCTTCGCATTTCAGTTCCATCCTGAAGTAGCGCATACTGAATACGGCGTAAGAATATTAAAGAACTTCATCTTTAATATCGCTAAATGTAAACCCGAGTGGACCATGGGTTCCTTCATTGATGCTACTACAAAAGAGATAAAAGATAAGGTCGGAAATGACAGGATAATATGCGCCATAAGCGGCGGCGTGGATTCTTCAGTTACGGCTGTGCTGCTGAATAAGGCTGTTAAAAAACAGCTGACATGCATTTTTGTGGATAACGGGCTTCTCAGAATGGGAGAGGCTGATAAAGTCGTGAAGATGCTTAAGAGAAACTTTCGCATAAACCTTATTCATGTAGATGCAGTTGACAGGTTTCTTGGCAAGCTGAAGGATGTTGTTGACCCGGAGAAAAAGCGCAAGATAATCGGCAATGAATTCATAAAGATCTTTCAGGAAGAGGCTAAAAAGATAAAGGATGCAAAGTACCTTGCTCAGGGCACTTTATATCCTGATGTAATAGAGAGCACCTCATTTAAGGGCCCGTCCGCAGTGATCAAGAGCCACCATAACGTAGGCGGCCTTCTGAAGAATATGAAGCTCAAGCTTGTTGAGCCTCTGAGGGAGTTATTTAAAGACGAGGTCAGGGCGCTTGGCAGAGAGCTGGGCATGTCTGATGAGGTCATAAACAGGCAGCCCTTCCCGGGCCCGGGCCTTGGGATCAGGATAATCGGCAAGGTTACGCACCTGAGGGCTGAGATACTGCGGAAGGCGGATGCTATCGTGCTTGAAGAGATAAAGAAGGCGGGCCTCTATCATAATATCTGGCAGGGCTTTGCAGTCCTGCTGCCCATCAAGACCGTTGGCGTCATGGGAGATGAGCGTACGTATGAGAATGTTATTGCCGTAAGGGCTGTGACCAGTGTTGACGGGATGACAGCTGACTGGGCAAAGATCCCTTACGATGTTCTGGGCGTCATCTCCAACAGGATAATCAACGAGGTCGTGGGTGTTAACAGGGTTGTATATGATATAAGTTCAAAGCCTCCCGGAACGATAGAGTGGGAGTAG